Proteins found in one Amphiprion ocellaris isolate individual 3 ecotype Okinawa chromosome 22, ASM2253959v1, whole genome shotgun sequence genomic segment:
- the LOC118470397 gene encoding RNA polymerase-associated protein LEO1-like isoform X2, which yields MERFKRRLGTLQTHHRKCEERFENAQAKKDHCPSSGEQTPLKRRCGDEPDKACYVPSAPSPSTRDEMLTEESLLSSHSGSDVDYKPSSSPSSREDEVLAQESHSSCYSSPEKHHRHLPSSDTEIGYFTSTFQDGEQLFTTSSSAQRQKKTVTRRRHDEDDDDSDGEVPYSAAARSLVKRQWQTARRHGEDDGGADEDDGSDNTSQVGGMQQDTNRGPQKMTTAKEKHDDDDDDDDSDDDVSDDKTGPGTENTDGVVRQETAGRPLVKQKERTTEKHDDDDRQEPHSTSGSSAVDKPKRIATTRQDDGDDEDSGDSEHDEKDRKRVKRRKKAAHKQKRQQDNDDSDGEDRQTTATGSPRKDQKKTAVTRECSDTDAPEMEVKKQGKRPWNERERTAVKRHLGKFIALQKVPTKQDCLMCIDKESSVLRARRWTDVKYFVYNEIVKIKRKPAF from the exons ATGGAGAGATTTAAAAGAAGACTTGGAACTTTACAGACTCACCACCGAAAGTGTGAAGAGAGATTTGAAAATGCTCAG GCCAAAAAGGACCACTGCCCCTCATCAGGTGAACAGACACCTCTCAAACGGAGGTGTGGTGATGAACCTGATAAAGCCTGCTACGTCCCATCAGCACCATCACCATCCACGAGAGATGAGATGCTCACAGAGGAGTCTCTGTTATCCAGCCACAGTGGATCTGATGTAGACTAcaaaccatcatcatcaccatcatccagAGAAGACGAGGTGCTTGCACAGGAGTCCCACTCATCCTGCTACAGTTCACCAGAGAAGCACCACCGTCATTTACCATCCAGTGATACTGAGATTGGCTACTTTACCAGTACTTTCCAAG ATGGAGAACAGCTGTTCACCACAAGCTCATCAGCTCAGAGGCAAAAGAAGACTGTCACAAGACGAAgacatgatgaagatgatgatgactcTG ATGGAGAGGTGCCATATTCAGCTGCAGCAAGGTCACTTGTAAAGAGACAATGGCAGACTGCAAGAAGACATGGTGAAGATGATGGTGGTGCTGATGAGGATGATGGGAGTGATAACACCAGTCAAG TTGGAGGGATGCAACAAGACACCAACAGAGGGCCACAAAAGATGACTACAgctaaagaaaaacatgatgatgatgatgatgatgatgacagtgatgatgatgTGAGTGATGACAAGACTGGTCCAGGCACTGAAAACACAG ATGGCGTGGTGCGCCAGGAGACAGCTGGAAGACCACTTGttaaacaaaaagagagaactacagaaaaacatgatgatgatg ATAGACAGGAGCCACACTCAACTTCAGGAAGCTCAGCTGTTGACAAACCAAAGAGGATTGCAACCACAAGAcaagatgatggagatgatgaaGATAGCGGTGACTCTGAGCATG ATGAAAAAGATAGAAAGCGTGTTAAGAGACGAAAGAAAGCTGCACATAAACAAAAGcgtcaacaagacaatgatgaCTCGG atggagaggacagacagactaCTGCCACCGGATCCCCTCGAAAGGACCAAAAGAAGACTGCAGTTACAAGAGAATGCAGTGACACTG atgCTCCAGAAATGGAAGTCAAGAAACAAGGTAAGAGACCCTGGAATGAACGGGAGAGGACTGCAGTGAAACGACACCTTGGCAAGTTTATCGCACTGCAGAAAGTTCCAACAAAGCAGGACTGCCTGATGTGTATTGACAAAGAGTCTTCAGTCCTAAGAGCACGGCGGTGGACAGAcgtgaaatattttgtctacaATGAAATTGTTAAAATCAAGAGAAAACCTGCATTCTGA
- the LOC118470397 gene encoding uncharacterized protein LOC118470397 isoform X1, which yields MERFKRRLGTLQTHHRKCEERFENAQAKKDHCPSSGEQTPLKRRCGDEPDKACYVPSAPSPSTRDEMLTEESLLSSHSGSDVDYKPSSSPSSREDEVLAQESHSSCYSSPEKHHRHLPSSDTEIGYFTSTFQDGEQLFTTSSSAQRQKKTVTRRRHDEDDDDSDGEVPYSAAARSLVKRQWQTARRHGEDDGGADEDDGSDNTSQVGGMQQDTNRGPQKMTTAKEKHDDDDDDDDSDDDVSDDKTGPGTENTGNIFCLTWILFECSIGMFLRCRCKDFDSIKTCSFIDGVVRQETAGRPLVKQKERTTEKHDDDDRQEPHSTSGSSAVDKPKRIATTRQDDGDDEDSGDSEHDEKDRKRVKRRKKAAHKQKRQQDNDDSDGEDRQTTATGSPRKDQKKTAVTRECSDTDAPEMEVKKQGKRPWNERERTAVKRHLGKFIALQKVPTKQDCLMCIDKESSVLRARRWTDVKYFVYNEIVKIKRKPAF from the exons ATGGAGAGATTTAAAAGAAGACTTGGAACTTTACAGACTCACCACCGAAAGTGTGAAGAGAGATTTGAAAATGCTCAG GCCAAAAAGGACCACTGCCCCTCATCAGGTGAACAGACACCTCTCAAACGGAGGTGTGGTGATGAACCTGATAAAGCCTGCTACGTCCCATCAGCACCATCACCATCCACGAGAGATGAGATGCTCACAGAGGAGTCTCTGTTATCCAGCCACAGTGGATCTGATGTAGACTAcaaaccatcatcatcaccatcatccagAGAAGACGAGGTGCTTGCACAGGAGTCCCACTCATCCTGCTACAGTTCACCAGAGAAGCACCACCGTCATTTACCATCCAGTGATACTGAGATTGGCTACTTTACCAGTACTTTCCAAG ATGGAGAACAGCTGTTCACCACAAGCTCATCAGCTCAGAGGCAAAAGAAGACTGTCACAAGACGAAgacatgatgaagatgatgatgactcTG ATGGAGAGGTGCCATATTCAGCTGCAGCAAGGTCACTTGTAAAGAGACAATGGCAGACTGCAAGAAGACATGGTGAAGATGATGGTGGTGCTGATGAGGATGATGGGAGTGATAACACCAGTCAAG TTGGAGGGATGCAACAAGACACCAACAGAGGGCCACAAAAGATGACTACAgctaaagaaaaacatgatgatgatgatgatgatgatgacagtgatgatgatgTGAGTGATGACAAGACTGGTCCAGGCACTGAAAACACAGgtaatattttttgtctgacttggaTTCTATTTGAGTGTAGTATTGGCATGTTTCTGAGATGCAGATGTAAGGACTTTGACTCTATCAAAACATGTTCTTTTATAGATGGCGTGGTGCGCCAGGAGACAGCTGGAAGACCACTTGttaaacaaaaagagagaactacagaaaaacatgatgatgatg ATAGACAGGAGCCACACTCAACTTCAGGAAGCTCAGCTGTTGACAAACCAAAGAGGATTGCAACCACAAGAcaagatgatggagatgatgaaGATAGCGGTGACTCTGAGCATG ATGAAAAAGATAGAAAGCGTGTTAAGAGACGAAAGAAAGCTGCACATAAACAAAAGcgtcaacaagacaatgatgaCTCGG atggagaggacagacagactaCTGCCACCGGATCCCCTCGAAAGGACCAAAAGAAGACTGCAGTTACAAGAGAATGCAGTGACACTG atgCTCCAGAAATGGAAGTCAAGAAACAAGGTAAGAGACCCTGGAATGAACGGGAGAGGACTGCAGTGAAACGACACCTTGGCAAGTTTATCGCACTGCAGAAAGTTCCAACAAAGCAGGACTGCCTGATGTGTATTGACAAAGAGTCTTCAGTCCTAAGAGCACGGCGGTGGACAGAcgtgaaatattttgtctacaATGAAATTGTTAAAATCAAGAGAAAACCTGCATTCTGA